A genomic region of Micromonospora sp. NBC_01796 contains the following coding sequences:
- a CDS encoding HAD family hydrolase: MPRPTHILLDFFGTLVAYSDSRTALDHRGTYDRLLDFGARVDYAGFLTGWSATWAEFDLLSDVDDHEFSVTDVGTAYLRSTLGREPTTEETRSFLAAYITEWNTGVRYLDGLVELLAVLGRDHRLAVVSNTHDLRLVPDHLDALGVRSLMTAVVLSVEVGWRKPHPVIYESTLGELGIRPDEAVFVGDSYRADFEGPERAGIRSFLIDPDRRTPVPADRRLDSIFDLPAALLQLGSA; encoded by the coding sequence ATGCCCCGGCCGACGCACATCCTGCTGGACTTCTTCGGCACCCTGGTCGCCTACTCCGACAGCCGTACGGCACTCGACCACCGAGGAACGTACGACCGGTTGCTCGACTTCGGCGCGCGCGTGGACTACGCCGGGTTCCTCACCGGATGGTCGGCCACCTGGGCCGAGTTCGACCTGCTCAGTGACGTTGACGACCACGAGTTCTCGGTCACCGACGTGGGCACGGCCTACCTCCGGTCGACCCTGGGACGGGAGCCGACGACCGAGGAGACGCGGAGCTTCCTGGCCGCGTACATCACGGAGTGGAACACGGGGGTCCGGTATCTCGACGGGCTGGTCGAGCTGCTCGCCGTACTCGGCCGGGACCATCGGCTCGCGGTCGTGTCGAACACCCACGATCTCCGGCTCGTGCCCGACCATCTCGACGCCCTGGGCGTACGGTCCCTGATGACCGCGGTTGTCCTCTCCGTCGAGGTCGGCTGGCGCAAGCCGCACCCGGTGATCTACGAGTCGACGCTGGGCGAACTCGGCATCCGGCCCGACGAGGCGGTATTCGTCGGCGACTCGTACCGGGCGGACTTCGAAGGGCCGGAACGGGCCGGCATCCGATCGTTTCTCATCGACCCGGACCGCCGGACCCCCGTACCCGCCGACCGGCGGCTCGACTCGATCTTCGATCTGCCGGCGGCACTGCTCCAGCTCGGCTCGGCGTAG
- a CDS encoding nuclear transport factor 2 family protein, translated as MDARTHADRWLAAWNAHDLDAIIACYAEDVDFAAPTVVRRWGRSDGRLAGRAELREHFARGLALAPGLRFDEEALLTSPGGYALLYRRENGNRVLDVVELDDRGDAARVRAFYAAEQP; from the coding sequence ATGGACGCGCGTACGCACGCGGACCGGTGGCTCGCCGCCTGGAACGCGCACGACCTGGATGCGATCATCGCGTGCTACGCCGAGGACGTGGACTTCGCGGCACCGACAGTGGTCCGCCGGTGGGGCAGGTCGGACGGCCGGTTGGCGGGTCGGGCCGAGTTGCGCGAGCACTTCGCCCGCGGCCTCGCGCTCGCGCCGGGGCTGCGGTTCGACGAGGAGGCGCTGCTGACCTCGCCGGGCGGCTACGCCCTGCTCTACCGGCGGGAGAACGGCAACCGCGTGCTCGACGTCGTCGAACTGGACGATCGGGGCGACGCCGCCCGCGTCCGCGCCTTCTACGCGGCCGAGCAGCCGTAG
- a CDS encoding cell division protein SepF, whose amino-acid sequence MVMDLTSMVGPVATPFVDFAAGLVVARGCAMDLVAPGMFVLVPPGKSGPRTAGHPVGVPA is encoded by the coding sequence GTGGTGATGGACCTGACCAGCATGGTGGGTCCGGTTGCCACGCCGTTTGTCGACTTCGCGGCCGGCCTCGTCGTGGCCCGGGGCTGCGCCATGGACCTCGTCGCGCCCGGGATGTTCGTGCTGGTTCCGCCCGGGAAGTCTGGCCCCAGGACCGCCGGGCACCCGGTCGGCGTGCCGGCCTGA
- a CDS encoding cytochrome P450 gives MEAVPTDETDHVRPRATIDLDHHSSDYQRRWREISDDNVTRCPVAYTPAHGGTWVVSGYEHLVEALRDYSTFSSFYDHSDADSPMRGTSNPPTPYLNVPQELDPPEFFTYRRLLNPPLSPERSRRREPFIRQVTAACLDRVTPTGSADLVDALTNPVPAIVTMSILGIPLADFERYAQPIHRIVYSPPGSPEAAQAMVGLAEMMGLIAQLVGQRRAEPADDLISVLATATDDNGALLPLDHVISASGLVIAGGVDTTTALVSHALHWLYRNPAERARLVADPALIPAAVEEFLRVLAPVQFMSRTATRDVELGGQHIAAGERVMLAFAAANRDPAAFDDPTEVRLDRTPNRHVAFGSGIHRCVGAHLAKVQAVVMLEEVLRRIPDYVVDEERLRPYPSIRAINGYINLPATFTPSPAVGATFPE, from the coding sequence GTGGAAGCTGTTCCGACCGACGAAACCGATCACGTACGGCCACGGGCGACGATCGACCTCGACCATCACTCGTCCGACTACCAGCGCCGCTGGCGCGAGATCTCCGACGACAACGTCACCCGGTGCCCGGTCGCGTACACGCCCGCGCACGGCGGGACCTGGGTGGTGTCCGGCTACGAACACCTGGTCGAGGCGCTGCGCGACTACTCGACGTTCTCGTCCTTCTACGACCACAGCGATGCCGACAGCCCGATGCGCGGTACGAGCAACCCGCCGACGCCGTACCTGAACGTGCCCCAGGAGCTGGACCCGCCGGAGTTCTTCACCTACCGGCGGTTGCTGAATCCGCCGCTGTCCCCGGAACGGTCCCGGCGGAGGGAACCGTTCATCCGCCAGGTGACCGCCGCCTGTCTGGACCGGGTGACCCCGACCGGGAGCGCCGACCTGGTGGACGCGCTGACCAATCCGGTGCCGGCGATCGTCACCATGAGCATTCTCGGCATCCCGCTGGCCGACTTCGAGCGCTACGCGCAGCCGATCCACCGGATCGTGTACAGCCCGCCGGGAAGTCCCGAGGCGGCGCAGGCCATGGTGGGCCTGGCCGAGATGATGGGGCTCATCGCGCAGTTGGTCGGTCAGCGCCGAGCCGAGCCCGCGGACGACCTGATCAGCGTGCTCGCCACCGCGACCGACGACAACGGCGCGCTGCTCCCGCTGGATCATGTCATTTCCGCGTCCGGACTGGTCATCGCCGGGGGAGTGGACACCACGACCGCGCTGGTCTCGCACGCGCTGCACTGGCTCTACCGCAACCCGGCCGAGCGGGCCCGCCTGGTGGCCGACCCGGCGCTGATCCCGGCCGCGGTCGAGGAGTTCCTGCGGGTGCTGGCCCCGGTGCAGTTCATGTCGCGTACCGCGACCCGGGACGTCGAGCTCGGCGGGCAGCACATCGCGGCCGGCGAGCGGGTCATGCTGGCCTTCGCGGCGGCGAACCGCGACCCGGCGGCCTTCGACGACCCGACCGAGGTACGCCTCGACCGGACCCCGAACCGGCACGTGGCGTTCGGTTCCGGCATCCACCGCTGCGTCGGCGCTCATCTGGCGAAGGTCCAGGCCGTGGTGATGCTGGAGGAGGTGTTGCGCCGGATTCCCGACTACGTGGTGGACGAGGAGCGGCTGCGGCCGTACCCCTCGATCAGGGCGATCAACGGCTACATCAACCTGCCCGCGACCTTCACCCCGTCGCCGGCGGTAGGTGCCACGTTCCCCGAGTGA
- a CDS encoding GNAT family N-acetyltransferase, whose protein sequence is MLIREFVEVDWSMVWPIVREVVREQETFPYDPGLTAEQAYGMWVETPPGLTVVAVDGDRVLGTAKMGTNRPGPGAHVSTASFMVAADARGRGVGTALCRYALAWARQRGYAGMQFNAVVESNTTAVELYRRHGFEVIGTVPRAFAHPALGRVGLHLMYQEF, encoded by the coding sequence GTGCTGATCAGGGAGTTCGTCGAGGTCGACTGGTCGATGGTGTGGCCGATCGTGCGGGAGGTCGTACGGGAGCAGGAGACGTTCCCGTACGACCCGGGGCTGACCGCCGAGCAGGCGTACGGCATGTGGGTCGAGACACCGCCGGGGCTCACGGTCGTCGCGGTCGACGGTGACCGGGTGCTCGGTACGGCGAAGATGGGGACCAACCGCCCCGGACCGGGCGCACACGTGTCGACCGCGAGTTTCATGGTCGCCGCGGATGCCCGGGGCCGGGGCGTCGGCACGGCCCTGTGCCGGTACGCGTTGGCCTGGGCCCGGCAGCGTGGCTACGCCGGCATGCAGTTCAACGCCGTGGTGGAGTCGAACACCACCGCCGTCGAGCTGTACCGGCGGCACGGTTTCGAGGTGATCGGGACGGTTCCCCGCGCGTTCGCCCACCCGGCCCTGGGACGGGTCGGCCTGCACCTGATGTACCAGGAGTTCTGA
- a CDS encoding zinc ribbon domain-containing protein: MATYGYRCPRDGEFEVRFPIGTATASVHCAVCRGESTRIFTAPLVNAIARPLVAAVDRTGRSAEAPEVVSRIPGHRPAAVRGPGGRGSTNPAHLRLPRP, from the coding sequence TTGGCCACGTACGGATATCGCTGCCCGCGTGACGGCGAGTTCGAGGTGCGGTTCCCGATCGGTACCGCCACGGCGAGCGTCCACTGTGCCGTCTGCCGCGGCGAGTCCACCAGGATCTTCACCGCGCCACTGGTCAACGCCATCGCCCGGCCGCTGGTCGCGGCCGTCGACCGGACCGGACGGAGCGCGGAGGCGCCCGAGGTGGTGTCCCGGATTCCCGGACACCGTCCGGCGGCCGTTCGGGGCCCCGGTGGGCGCGGGTCGACCAACCCGGCCCACCTCCGCCTGCCCCGACCCTGA
- the fmdA gene encoding formamidase, which translates to MPEVIFPLDSTKRFTDQEKVGHNRWHPDIPPVATVRPGQTFRVYCREWFDGAIHNDDSAEDIRDAPLTTVHALSGPFAVHGAEPGDLLIVDILDVAPLPQEDSGPLAGQGWGYTGVFAKQNGGGFLTDQFPDAYKAIWDFSGQQATSRHIPGVSFVGITHPGMMGTAPSADLLTRWNAREGALRATDPDRVPPLALPPEPQDAILGTLTGADFDRVAAEAARTAPPRENGGNQDIKNLTKGSRVFYPVFVPGANLSVGDLHFSQGDGEITFCGAIEMGGILDLHVDLIKGGMETYGVAENAIFMPGNVSPQYSQWLAFSGTSVTLDGEQRYLDSQLAYQRACLHAIDYLTKFGYTPEQAYLILGAAPIEGRFSGVVDIPNSCATVYLPTAIFDFDVRPSAGGPVRIKPGKGAPRASFQ; encoded by the coding sequence ATGCCCGAGGTCATCTTTCCGCTGGACTCGACGAAGAGGTTCACCGACCAGGAGAAGGTCGGTCACAACAGGTGGCACCCCGACATTCCGCCGGTGGCGACCGTACGGCCGGGCCAGACGTTCCGGGTGTACTGCAGGGAGTGGTTCGACGGCGCGATCCACAACGACGACTCGGCCGAGGACATCCGGGACGCACCGCTGACCACCGTGCACGCGCTCAGCGGACCGTTCGCGGTGCACGGCGCCGAACCGGGTGACCTGCTCATCGTCGACATCCTGGACGTCGCCCCGCTGCCGCAGGAGGACTCCGGTCCGCTCGCCGGCCAGGGCTGGGGCTACACCGGTGTCTTCGCGAAGCAGAACGGCGGCGGTTTCCTCACCGACCAGTTCCCGGACGCGTACAAGGCGATCTGGGACTTCAGCGGGCAGCAGGCCACCTCCCGGCACATCCCGGGAGTGTCCTTCGTCGGCATCACCCACCCCGGCATGATGGGCACCGCCCCCTCCGCCGACCTGCTGACCAGGTGGAACGCGCGGGAAGGGGCACTGCGGGCGACCGACCCGGACCGGGTGCCGCCGCTCGCCCTGCCACCCGAGCCGCAGGACGCGATCCTCGGCACGCTGACCGGCGCCGACTTCGACCGGGTGGCGGCCGAAGCGGCGCGTACGGCACCACCCCGCGAGAACGGTGGCAACCAGGACATCAAGAACCTCACCAAGGGAAGCCGGGTGTTCTACCCGGTCTTCGTACCGGGCGCGAACCTCTCCGTGGGCGACCTGCACTTCTCCCAGGGCGATGGTGAGATCACCTTCTGCGGGGCGATCGAGATGGGCGGGATCCTCGACCTGCACGTCGACCTGATCAAGGGCGGGATGGAGACGTACGGCGTCGCCGAGAACGCGATCTTCATGCCCGGTAACGTCAGCCCCCAGTACAGCCAGTGGCTGGCCTTTTCCGGCACCTCGGTCACCCTGGACGGGGAACAGCGCTACCTGGACTCGCAGTTGGCGTACCAGCGGGCCTGCCTGCACGCCATCGACTACCTGACGAAGTTCGGCTACACCCCGGAGCAGGCGTATCTGATCCTCGGTGCCGCGCCGATCGAGGGACGGTTCTCCGGCGTGGTGGACATCCCGAACTCCTGCGCCACCGTCTACCTCCCGACCGCCATCTTCGACTTCGACGTACGCCCGTCGGCCGGCGGTCCGGTCAGGATCAAGCCGGGCAAGGGCGCGCCGAGGGCGAGCTTCCAGTAG
- a CDS encoding pentapeptide repeat-containing protein, translating to MCCVAPAFAASADFAIDKAAGQACPNLHQDFRCGIHQDLRQQGFVGCTVFDCFGAGQRVAQVTFGGRDWRQAPETAKQMFDVFAVMRQLHELLWYLTEALNLAPARPIHRDLRTLLDRTEALTRYAPEAVLELDVAAHRQDVDVLLKRTSELVRAPVRGRRTDRRGADLIGARLRGADLRGANLRGAYLIGADLGRADLGLADLIGADLRGADLRGADLGDSIFLTQFQVNAARGDENTRLPAALARPPHWTAAGPPPGRALLPISQRRGGVRPRRR from the coding sequence TTGTGCTGTGTCGCACCGGCCTTCGCCGCGTCGGCGGACTTCGCCATCGACAAGGCTGCCGGGCAGGCCTGCCCGAACCTGCACCAGGACTTCCGCTGCGGCATCCATCAGGACCTGCGACAGCAGGGCTTCGTCGGCTGCACCGTCTTCGACTGCTTCGGGGCCGGTCAGCGGGTCGCCCAGGTCACCTTCGGTGGCCGGGACTGGCGGCAGGCGCCGGAGACCGCGAAGCAGATGTTCGACGTGTTCGCCGTGATGCGGCAGCTCCACGAGCTGCTCTGGTATCTCACCGAGGCGCTGAACCTGGCACCGGCCCGTCCGATCCACCGGGACCTCCGTACGCTGCTCGACCGGACCGAAGCGCTCACCCGGTACGCCCCCGAGGCGGTCCTCGAACTGGACGTGGCGGCACACCGGCAGGACGTCGACGTGCTGCTGAAACGGACCAGCGAGCTGGTCCGGGCGCCGGTTCGGGGACGCCGGACCGACCGGCGGGGCGCCGACCTGATCGGGGCCAGGCTGCGCGGCGCCGACCTGCGGGGCGCGAACCTGCGGGGCGCGTACCTGATCGGGGCGGACCTCGGCCGGGCCGACCTCGGACTGGCCGATCTCATCGGTGCCGACCTGCGGGGCGCCGACCTGCGCGGTGCCGATCTCGGCGACAGCATCTTCCTCACCCAGTTCCAGGTCAACGCGGCCAGGGGCGACGAGAACACCCGGTTGCCGGCCGCGCTCGCCCGACCGCCGCACTGGACCGCCGCGGGCCCGCCGCCGGGACGGGCGTTGCTGCCGATATCCCAGCGGCGCGGTGGAGTCAGGCCCCGACGGCGGTGA
- a CDS encoding D-alanyl-D-alanine carboxypeptidase family protein: MKGRRLAAAVTGAVLAVSATGVTPQEAASAATAPPAIATSAAAPVPCPVPSPPVPRPASPPRPSPPPGDPEHRAIGGPELATPGLVVPAGAPKPPAVTATSWVVADLDTGAVLGGCGPHEYSTPASVQKLLLAATALPKLDPKQVITVTREDLDIEPGSSAVGLLVGGRYPVETLWLGLLLNSGNDAANVLARLAGGDTGVEGTVEAMNEEAHRLGALQTHAVTPSGLDGPGQFTSAYDLALIARVCFANEAFRRYAMTERTQIPAQGAQKGFQIQNENQLIFRYRGALGGKTGYTTLARHSYVGAAERNGRRLVVTLLGGEARPLRGWQQGAALLDWGFSVAGDASVGRLVDPGEATAPSPSPGSGGAPGERSSARATARGETWFAGLSPPVAIGVAAVLTVALVLTIVVLLVSARRRPRRPVGRRRRPGLLG; this comes from the coding sequence ATGAAGGGGCGGCGTCTGGCCGCAGCGGTCACCGGTGCCGTGCTCGCCGTATCGGCCACGGGGGTCACACCGCAGGAGGCCGCCAGCGCTGCGACGGCGCCGCCGGCCATCGCGACCTCGGCCGCCGCACCGGTGCCCTGCCCGGTGCCGTCGCCACCGGTGCCCCGCCCGGCCTCACCGCCCCGCCCGTCGCCACCTCCCGGGGACCCCGAGCACCGCGCAATCGGTGGCCCGGAGCTCGCGACGCCGGGACTGGTCGTCCCGGCCGGGGCGCCGAAGCCGCCGGCCGTGACCGCGACCTCGTGGGTGGTCGCCGACCTGGACACCGGTGCCGTCCTCGGTGGCTGCGGCCCCCACGAGTACAGCACCCCGGCGAGTGTGCAGAAGCTCCTGCTGGCCGCGACCGCGCTGCCGAAGCTCGATCCGAAGCAGGTGATCACAGTGACCCGCGAGGATCTCGACATCGAACCGGGCAGTTCCGCGGTGGGCCTGCTGGTGGGCGGACGCTACCCGGTGGAGACGCTCTGGCTGGGGCTGCTGCTCAACTCCGGCAACGACGCGGCCAACGTCCTTGCCCGGCTGGCCGGTGGAGACACCGGGGTCGAGGGCACCGTCGAGGCGATGAACGAGGAGGCGCACCGGCTGGGCGCGTTGCAGACCCATGCCGTCACGCCGTCCGGTCTCGACGGACCGGGGCAGTTCACCAGCGCGTACGACCTGGCGCTGATCGCCCGGGTCTGCTTCGCCAACGAGGCCTTCCGCCGGTACGCGATGACCGAGCGTACGCAGATCCCGGCGCAGGGGGCGCAGAAGGGCTTCCAGATCCAGAACGAGAACCAGCTGATCTTCCGTTACCGGGGCGCGCTCGGTGGCAAGACCGGATACACCACCCTGGCCCGGCACAGTTACGTCGGTGCGGCCGAGCGCAACGGCCGACGGTTGGTGGTGACGCTGCTCGGCGGGGAGGCCCGGCCGTTGCGCGGCTGGCAGCAGGGTGCGGCGCTGCTCGACTGGGGTTTCTCGGTGGCGGGGGACGCGTCGGTCGGCCGCCTGGTCGACCCGGGTGAGGCGACCGCCCCCTCCCCGTCACCGGGGTCCGGGGGAGCACCGGGTGAGCGCTCGTCCGCGCGTGCCACCGCCCGCGGCGAGACCTGGTTCGCGGGCCTCTCCCCGCCGGTGGCCATCGGCGTGGCGGCCGTCCTCACCGTCGCGCTGGTGCTGACGATCGTGGTCCTGCTGGTGTCGGCCCGCCGCCGCCCGCGCCGCCCGGTCGGGCGGCGCCGTCGGCCGGGACTGCTCGGATAG